One region of Parambassis ranga chromosome 21, fParRan2.1, whole genome shotgun sequence genomic DNA includes:
- the LOC114453849 gene encoding uncharacterized protein LOC114453849 codes for MDVSIAVSLIRGQMGTVVERAVNAAVETVLAEMLKVVGVKFEELKTQVMLMKREIVALKREKALKEKENDNIRAKLRYTELKLKYYRQGVEEELQQRASASTLVRIHPPHFTRTQRGGSGMSPTDASPSCSAQTRTPEGALTRSSHECTSSQSTSRRAVRVLCPSEASSNSSDLLPASLMVNTPIESLDSSAVLLCSAERDPAQRKGLDQDECEWTATLQPHTEGADVGVDGAPAGQLAAVGLHSNGSTQPDSRTLQSSAPQVKQEEEEEEVICIKEEPEEQEQEVMATLLLDCQVQQDDLPDSESQRSMTEWSRLPAGQSSLTAAFSSAGPSTGSPLCSDSPPQLVDPLPPSTPPRQSVRPWNKDLSLYEEYKLRRNERRRRNINRRRELEKMLPQPLLADIVRERREKTRLRVARWRAKRKLQACLNQAQALGGAAVVSQASFPAVSQHQQLRAACAPTSSSQQTHSSATPQSFNNMTVTLPFIPFSSSSQHHRGATRPPHEHVTSSSSYPAASLAQQSISLTDSDILQ; via the exons ATGGATGTGAGCATTGCTGTGTCCTTGATTCGAGGCCAGATGGGCACCGTTGTTGAGCGAGCGGTGAACGCAGCCGTGGAGACGGTGCTGGCTGAGATGCTCAAGGTAGTCGGAGTCAAATTTGAGGAGCTGAAGACTCAggtgatgctgatgaagagAGAGATTGTGGCCCTAAAGAGAGAGAAGGCCCTGAAAGAGAAGGAAAACGACAACATTCGAGCTAAACTGCGCTACACAGAGCTGAAGCTGAAGTACTACAGGCAGGgcgtggaggaggagctgcagcagagagcctCTGCTTCCACCCTGGTCCGCATCCATCCGCCCCACTTCACCCGAACACAGAGAGGCGGATCAGGCATGTCACCCACTGACGCCTCACCATCATGCTCAGCTCAGACCAGGACTCCTGAAGGAGCGCTGACAAGAAGCAGCCACG AATGCACCTCTTCACAGAGCACAAGCAGACGAGCCGTCAGAGTGCTCTGTCCTTCAGAGGCCAGCTCCAACTCCTCGGACCTGCTACCTGCCTCTCTCATGGTGAACACACCGATAGAGAGTCTGGACAGCAGTGCAg TCTTGTTGTGTTCCGCTGAGCGAGACCCGGCACAGAGGAAGGGTTTGGATCAGGACGAGTGTGAGTGGACCGCCactctgcagccacacacagaggGTGCGGACGTCGGCGTGGACGGTGCTCCTGCAGGGCAGCTGGCTGCGGTGGGCTTGCACTCTAATGGATCTACACAGCCTGACAGCCGCACACTGCAATCTTCTGCTCCACAG GtgaaacaggaggaagaggaggaggaggtgatctGTATTAAGGAGGAGccggaggagcaggagcaggaagtgaTGGCCACCCTGCTGCTGGATTGTCAGGTGCAGCAGGATGACCTGCCAGACTCAGAG TCTCAGAGGTCGATGACAGAGTGGTCAAGACTTCCAGCAGGTCAGAGCAGTCTCACTGCAGCGTTCAGCTCAGCCGGACCCAGCACAG GGTCACCGCTGTGCTCGGATTCGCCGCCTCAGTTGGTGGACCCCCTGCCTCCCAGCACCCCTCCTCGGCAGTCAGTGCGACCCTGGAACAAAGACCTCAGCCTGTACGAAGAGTACAAACTGCGCAGGAATGAGCGGCGGCGGCGAAACATCAACAGACGCAGAGAGCTGGAGAAGATGCTGCCTCAGCCTCTGCTGGCGGATATA GTGAGGGAGCGGCGAGAGAAGACCAGACTGAGGGTGGCCAGGTGGAGGGCCAAGAGGAAGCTACAGGCCTGTCTGAACCAGGCTCAG GCTCTTGGTGGCGCTGCAGTCGTCTCTCAGGCTTCGTTTCCTGCGGTCAGTCAgcatcagcagctcagagcagcCTGTG CTCCCACCTCCAGCTCTCAGCAGACGCACAGCTCAGCAACACCTCAGTCCTTCAACAACATGACAGTCACTCTTCCCTTCAtacctttctcctcctcctctcagcacCACCGAGGCGCCACCAGACCTCCACATGAGCACGTGACCTCGTCCTCCTCGTACCCGGCCGCCAGCCTGGCACAGCAGAGCATCTCCTTAACAGACTCTGATATCTTACAGTGA